A window of Roseovarius sp. M141 genomic DNA:
TCGCATCTTTTTTTGGCCCCGCCCTCATCGGCGGGGCCATTTTCCTGACGGCAAGCTGAAGCAGGAATCGCTGGGGCGTCAGGATGCCCTCAGGTCGGGGTGCCAGATTGGTCTCATCAAACGAAAGGACCCCTTGCCATGAAAAAGACTCTGACCGCCCTTGCCCTGATCGCACTTTTGCCCGCCGGCGCTGCGCTGGCCGACGACGATGATTGCAATGCGCCCCGTGACCAGTGGCAGCCGCGCGAGGCCGCCATGCAGATGGCCGAACAGAACGGTTGGACGGTGCGCGACTTCGAGATCGACGACGGCTGCTACGAAATCCAAGGCCGAGACCAGGATGGCCGCGAGATCGAGGTGAAGCTCGATCCGGCGACGCTGCAGATCGTCGAGATGGACTACGAGGATGATGACGACGACCGCGGTGGCGCCCGCAATCCCGCGCCCGCTGGAACGGTCGCTCCTCCGCAGAACGGCCTCTTCGGAAACGGCGCCCCTCCGCAGGTTCAGGTGAACTGAACAGCTCCGAAGCACCCTGAACAAGGATCATTCCCATGAAATCACTTCTCGCAACGCTCGCGCTTACGACCGCACTCACGCTTCCCGGCCTCGCTATGGCACGGCCCGTGACGCTCACAACCACCCTTAACAACTATGGCGGCGACGGCGCCTACCTCGCGCTTTACGTTACCGACGCCTCGGGCGCCTATGTCGGCAGTCTCTGGATGGCTGGTGGCAAGTCCAAGTACTACGAGCATCTGAGCGACTGGTACCGTGCCACGGGCGGCGATACCGCGCAGGTAAACGGTATCACCGGCGCCAGCGTCGGCGCGGGCCGCAGTCTCGAGATCACGCTCGATCTGGCCGACGCGCTGTTCGATGCGGGCTACACGCTGCACATCGACGCGGCGGTCGAGGATATGCGCGACAGCCCGAACGAGGTGGCCGTGCCGCTGACGACGGCGGGCGCGGGTACGCCGGTGAGCGGGCGGCGCTACATCGCCAACTTCTCCTACGACATGTGAGGGGCAGGGCAATGATCCGTACACTCCATCGCTGGCCGGGTCTTCTGGCACTCGCGCTCGTCACGATCCTGAGCCTGAGCGGCGCGGCGCTCTCGGTCTTTCCTGCGGCCGAGCGCATCGCCGCGCCGCAGGTGGAGACTGGCCAGACAGTCGCCACCCTCGCGGACCGCATCCAGGCCGTCTATCCGGGCGTCGAGCAGATCCGGCGGTCGCCCTCCGGTCGGATCACCGCCTATTGGTTCGATCAGGGCGCGCCGGGTGCTGCCGTGATCGACCCGGCGACGGGCGCGGGCGTTGCCTCGGCCGACCCGAACCAGGCCCTTCGCTGGCTCACCAACTTTCATCGCTCGCTCTTCCTCGGGGATGGCGGGCGCATCGCCATGGCCGCCGGGGCCGCAGCGATGCTGGTCCTCTCGCTCTCGGGTGCTGTGCTGGTCGCGCGGCGGGCGGGCGGATGGCGGCACTGGTTCGCGCCCTTGCGCGGTCCGCTCGCGGGCAGGCTGCATGTCGAGATCGCCCGGATTGCCGTCATCGGCCTCGTTCTGTCCTCCACCACCGCCCTCTGGATGACGGCCTCGACCTTCGATCTTCTGCCGGACGGTGGCGTCCTGCCGGCCGATCCCGCCGAAGTGAGCGGAGAGATTGGGTTCGCTCTCGATCAGATGGCCACGCTGCTGCAGACGCCCGTCGCCGAGCTGCGCGAGCTGAGCTTTCCCTATCCCGGCGATGCGACGGACGTGTTCACACTGAAGACCGACCGGGGCACCGGCTATCTCGACCAGGGAACCGGCGCGCTCGTGGCATGGGCCGACCTGACCGGGTGGGAGCGCGTCTCCGAAACAATCTACATGCTGCACACGGGGCAGGGGGCCGCGACGCTCGGCCTTGTGCTCGGGATGATGGCGCTCGGAGTGCCGGCGATGGGCGTGACCGGCGTCCTGATCTGGCTTGCCGGGCGGCGCGGGCGGCCGCGCATCCGCGGCAACCAGCCCGCGGGCCGTGCCGAGACGATCCTTCTTGTCGGCAGCGAGGGTGGCAGCACCTGGGGCTTCGCCGCGACCCTGCATGCCTCGCTGACGGCAGCGGGGCAGGGCGTCCATGTTGGCCCGATGTCGGGCTTCGCGCCAGAGCGCTACGCCCGAGCCGAGCGCATCATCGTGCTCGCCGCGACCTATGGCGATGGTGCCGCGCCGGCCTCGGCGAAGGGGTTCCTTGACCGGATGAACGCGTCGGCCCCTGCGCCTGATATCCCGATGGCCCTGCTCGGCTTCGGCGACCGCAGCTTTCCGGCCTATTGCGCCTTCGCCAAGGCCGTTGCGGCAGCGGCGCAGGCGAAGGGCTGGGCCGAACTCATGCCGCTGGACACGATCGACCGCCAATCGCCACAGGATTTCGCGCGCTGGGGCCGCGCGCTTGGCGAGATGCTTGGCATCTCTCTCGAGCTTTCTCACCAGCCCGTTTCGCCGCGCACCGAAACATTGACCCTCGTCTCGCGGCGCAACTACGGGGCCGAAATGCAGGCGGGGGCCGCGATCCTGCGCTTCGACCTACCGCGCGCGACGCCGTGGCAGCGGCTGACCGGCGCGGGCTTCGCACGGTTCCAGGCGGGCGACCTGATCGGCGTCCTGCCGCAGGGCAGCCCGGTGCCGCGCCTCTATTCGCTGGCCTCGGGCCGGCGCGACGGGTTCGTCGAGATCGTGGTGCGCAAGCATCCGGGCGGTCTGGCCTCGGGTCAGCTGACCGCCTTGGAGCCGGGCGATACGGTCACGGCCTTCCTGCGCCGCAATCCCGGCTTTCACGCCGGCCGCAGCCGCGCGCCGCTGATCCTGATCGGGGCGGGCACCGGCATCGGGCCGCTGGCAGGCTTCATCCGTGGCAATGCGCGTCACAGGTCCGTGCACCTTTTCTTCGGCATGCGGCATGCGGACAGCGATTTCTTCTATGGCGAAGAGATGTCCGGCTGGCAGGCTGAGGGGCGGTTGACCCGGCTTGTCACCGCCGTCTCGCGCGGCGCGCGACGCAGTTATGTGCAGGACGCCCTGCGCGCCGACGCGGCGCAGGTGGCCCGACTGATCCGCGACGGGGCGCGTGTGATGGTCTGCGGCGGGCGCGACATGGCCACGGGCGTGAGCGATGCGTTGGCCGAGATCCTCGCACCTGCCGGGCTTACGCCCGCAGTCCTGAAGACGGAGGGGCGGTATGTCGAAGATATCTACTGAGCGCGCGCGCATCGCCCTGAACGGCCCCACCATGGGCACGCGCTGGTCGGCGCTGTTCTTCGCGGATCGGGGCCTCGACACGGATGCAATCCGTGCCGCCCTTCAGGCGGCTGTCGACGAGGTGGACACGCAGATGTCGACGTGGAACGCGGAGAGCGCGCTCATGCGGATCAACGCGGCGCCGGTGGGCGATTGGGTGATGGTGCCGGAGCAACTGCGGTCGGTCCTGCGCCTCGGGCTCGAGATCGGGAGCGCCTCGGGCGGGGCCTTCGATATCGGCATGGGCGATGCGGTGACGGCCTGGGGTTTCGGGCCCGGGGCCGCCGCGCCCGAGGGTATCCGCGCCGCGATGGACGCCCTCCGCCGCCCGGCGCAGGAGGTGCTGGAGATCGAGGGGATGCAGCTGCGCAAGACGGCCCCCATCGAGCTGGACCTCAACGGCATCGCCAAAGGCTACGGCGTCGACCGGCTCGCCGAGACCCTGCGCGACCACGGGATCGCCGATGCCCTCGTCGGGATCGATGGCGAGATGCGTGCAATCGGTCTCAGGCCGGATGGCGAAGCTTGGACGATCGCGGTCGAGGCGCCCTACCCGGACCGCCGCGCGCCGCATTCGGTTCTGGCGCTGCAGGACGCCGCCGTCGCGACCTCCGGTGACTACCGCCACTGCGTCGAGGTTCAGGGGCGCCGCCTGTCGCATACTATGGATCCGAGACGTGGCGCGCCGCTGATCGCGTCGCCCGCCTCCGTCACCGTGGTGGCCCGCACCTGTGCCGAGGCCGACGCCTGGGCGACGGCGCTGATGGTGCTCGGTGCGGAGAGGGGTGCGGACCTCGCAAGACAACGTGGACTCGACGCCCTGTTTCTTCTGCGCGATGATGAAGGGAATGCAATGGGCGTGGGAGTCGGGCGTCTTTTTTCCGAAGAACCAGCGGCAATCGCCTCAGCCGGGGGAAGTTGAGCCGCATGGAACAGGCCCGTACCGATCGCTTCAAGACCGCACTCCTGCTGATGGCCGCAACCGGGCTGATCGTGGGACTCGCATTCTACCTTGCGGGCCAACCAGAGATTGCGAGCCTGATCTGGATTGCAGGAGTTGTTCCCGCGCTCTCAGCGCTTGTGGTCGAAATCGTCCGGAGCATTGGGCGCGGCGAGGTGGGCCTCGATATCGTTGCCGCACTGTCGATGTCGGCGGCGCTTGTCTTCGGCGAGACCTTGGCTGCGGCTGTCGTCGCAGTCATGTATTCTGGAGGCACCTTCCTCGAAGCCTTCGCTGAGGGCCGTGCACGTCGTTCGATGAAGGATCTTCTATCTCGCGTACCCCGGACCGCGACGCGGCACCGGAACGGCGGTCTTGAGGATGTGCCTCTCGAGGAGATCGCACCGGGCGATCGCCTGCTGATCCGGCAGGGCGAAGTCGTTCCCGTGGACGGTACGGTGACGTCCGCCACCGCCTTCCTCGACACCGCGGCGCTGACCGGCGAGTCCCTCCCAGTCCGGCTGGCGCGCGGGGCCGACGCCATGAGCGGATCGACCAACGCGGGCGAGGCCTTCGATCTGACGGCGACGCGCGAGGCCAAGGACAGCACCTATGCCGGGATCGTTCGTCTGGTGGAGGAAGCGCAGGCGTCCAAAGCGCCGATGTCCCGGCTGGCCGACCGCTGGTCGCTGGGCTTTCTGGTCGTCACCGTCAGTATCGCCTTCGCGGCCTGGTGGTTCACAGGCGATCCGATCCGCGCGGTCGCCGTGCTGGTGGTCGCCACGCCCTGTCCGCTGATCCTTGCCGTGCCGGTCGCACTGGTCGCGGGTCTGTCGCGCGCGGCGCATTTTGGCGTGCTGATCAAGGGCGCAGGGCCGCTCGAGACAATGGCGCGCATCCGCACGCTGATCCTCGACAAAACGGGGACGCTGACGGATGGCCGTCCGCAGATCATCTCGATCGACAGCCACGATGGCATGACCGAGGACGACATCCTCCGCCTTGCCGCCGCGCTCGATCAGGCATCGAAACACCCCGTGGCGCAGGCCATCGTCGCCTCCGCAAAGGCGCGGGGCTTCACACTGCCCGTTCCGACAGAAGTGGCTGAGATCCCGGGCGAAGGGGTCTTGGGTCGTGTGGAGTACCGCGAGGTGATCGTCGGCGGCGACGGCTTCGTGGCGTCCCGTGTCGGGCGGATGGTGGGCGATCACCCCGCCAAGGGCGCCGGATCGGTCCTTGTCGCAGTGGCAGTTGACGGTCACATGGCCGGGCACCTCGTCATGTCCGACCCGCTGCGCGAGGGAGCGGGTGCCATGCTGGACGGTCTGCGCCGTCAAGGGATCGCGCGCATCCTTCTGGCCACTGGCGACCGCGCGGACGTGGCCGAGCGCGTGACCGAGGGGCTGGGCCTCGACGGGCTACGGGCCGGTTTGACGCCGGACCAAAAGGTGTTGCTGGTGCTCTCCGAGCGTAAACACGGGCCGGTGATGATGGTGGGTGACGGCGTAAACGATGCGCCCGCCCTGGCCGCGGCCGATGTAGGCGTGGCGATGGGGGCACGGGGCGCCGCGGCCTCGGCCGAGGCCGCCGACGTGGTGCTGCTCGTCGACCGGATAGACCGGCTTGGGCCCGGCATCGAGATCGCGCGCGCCTCGCGCCGGATCGCAGTCGAAAGCGTTGTCGCCGGGATCGGCCTGTCTGTCATGGGCATGATCGCGGCCGCTTTCGGCTACCTCACGCCGGTCCAGGGCGCGCTCCTGCAAGAAGTGATCGACGTTGCCGTGATCCTGAACGCTCTGCGCGCGCTGCGCATCGCGCCGCAGGAGCCAGCTACGGGCAAACGACAGGCCATCACGTCAGAGCAAGCTGACATCGTTCAAGGAGCCACGCCATGAGCCGTCTATCACATTCTGAAATCCATATGGTGCATCGCATCGGCTGGCTGCGGGCCGCCGTTCTCGGCGCCAACGACGGTCTTGTCTCGACCGCGAGCCTCGTCGTCGGCGTCGCCGCAGCGGGGTCGGGCAAGCCTGAGGTCATGATCGCCGGGTTGGCCGGGCTTGTAGCTGGCGCGATGTCCATGGCTGCAGGAGAGTACGTGTCAGTCAGTTCCCAGACCGACGCCGAACAGGCCGACCTCGCTCGTGAGACCCGCGAACTCGAGGAAACGCCCGAGGCCGAACTGGAGGAACTGACCCTGATCTATGTCGATCGAGGTCTTGATCGGGATCTGGCCGAGAAGGTTGCCGTGCAACTGACTGAACGCGACGCGCTCGGATCGCATGCGCGCGACGAGCTCGGCATTTCGGAAACCGTGACGGCTCGCCCTATCCAGGCGGCTCTGGTGTCCGCACTGACCTTCGCAGTTGGGGCCGTGCTACCCCTGATCGTCGTGCTGCTGGTCTCGGAGGCGCAGATCGCTCCCCTGGTGGCGGGATCGACGATCCTCGGCCTTGCGGTTCTTGGCGGATTGGGCGCTTCTGCCGGCGGCGCAGGCGTCGTCCGTGGGGCCGCGCGGGTCACGCTATGGGGAGCGCTTGCAATGGCGGCGACAGCCGGGGTCGGTGCGCTGTTCGGGGTCGCCGTAGGCTAGGATTCAATGGGGTGTACCCGAACCCCGCTCTGGCTGCTTGTTGCGGCAATGCTCGTCAACATCGTGCTGATCATCGAGGTGCCACAGATCGAGTCGCAGCGCGTGGGGTCAGAAACCCATGTCCGCAAATGGGTCATGCTGGACGAGATCAACACCGATATTCTGGAGCGGTCCTATGTCTGGGAGGACCGCACGCCCATCGGCACGTTCAGTTCCGTCTTCACATCCAAGATCCAGTCCAGCCTGATCGCGCTTGCCGGGTCGGGCGGGGCATCCGTTGTCGATCGGCTGAAGTAATCTCGATCACCGCAGGGTCAGCCCAGCTTCATTTGTTCCCGTCGATCCACTTCGACATCAGCCCCTTGTCGCGGAAACATTCATCCGGCACGGCACGGCGCTTGATGCGTGCGAGGCGCTCGGCGAAGGCGACCTGCTTTGATGTCGGGCGGCTGTCCTGCGTGCCCGGCTTCAGCTTGGCCTGTGCGTCGATCCAGGCGCTCAAGGAGCGCCGATCTTGCTGAACCTCCCACGGCAGAAGCGTCTGGTTGCGCAGGGCCAGTGCGCGCGCATAGGCGATCTGCTTGGGCGTCGCGGGCAGGGCGTAAGTGGTGCTTTCCATCGGGGATCTCCCTTCTTAGCGTGGCTTTTGAAATAGAACATAACAGGAACAAAATCAAGCCACCTGCGGAAATCATGGGGTTTGAGAGGAAGAGGAGGGCCGGGGGAGGTCAGGCCTGAGGATGCCCGAAAGAGGGCGTCCGGGCCTGATCCTGTTCCTCATTGGTGTCTGATGCCGGAAAGTGGAGGATCCTACGTTCTCATGAGCTTTGCATTTAACGCTCCCCGGCATCAGATCCCTAAAGAGTGAAAGTGTCCTTCGGGTTTTGTGACTGACGGATGAGGGCCTTTGGGGTCCCTCAGATGGGTCCGGGCCGGATTCCGGTCTGTCTTTCCTGATGAAGGGCATTCCGATGCAAACAGGTGTTTTGCGCGTGTTGCGCGCGACCGCTGCCTGGTGGTGGCGACACAAGGAACTACGCCGAACCGGCCAGACGGGGCAGGCACAACGGCTCGAGCGCGAGACTGTCCTGCGTGACCTCGGCTATCTGAAGCAGGCGGCGTTATTGCCAAACGCGCATGTGACCTGCGGAGAGGGTGGAACATTCATCCATCTCGGTTGGACCACCGTGTCGACCTTCGCGCCCATCGAGCGCTTTCCCTTGGCCGCTCTTGCGGTCGCACGTGGCACGCCGTTCATCGATATCCGACCCGTCACCGATGTCATCGCCTTCGCGAACCTGCCGCGGGTGGCGCGGGACGGATCGGTCGACCCTGACTCTTCGGGTCCCGGCAAGTCCGTGTCGCTGACCACCTACATCGACATGGTCGAAGCCCTCGGTGCCAGGATCGCCAACGATCCGCGCCCCTGTCGGTCAACCTAGTCACCACTCCCTCTCACCAAAACTCGAAAAGGAGGCCAGCCATGGCCCGATCCCGTACGCCCAAATTCGATGCCTCAGAGGTCATCACAAACGAAATCATCCGCATCATCGAGCGCGGCGTCCTGCCGTGGCGCAAGCCATGGACCGCAGGTGGCAGCTGTCGCCCCCTGCGCGTGGGCGGGGAACCCTACCAGGGAGTGAACAACTTCCTGCTGACGATGCGGACCGTGATGGCGGGCCACAGCTCTCCCTTCTGGATGACGCTGCCGCAGGCCAATGCGTTGGACGCAAAGGTCCGCAAGGGCGAAAAGTCCTCTGTCGTCGTTTATTACGGTCAAAGCCGGAGAGACGCCGGCGATGAGCATGATCACAGCGACGGGGATGATCACTCCGAGGAAGCCCGTATCTTCCGCTTCCAGAAATCCTACCGTGTGTTCAATGCCTGCCAGATCGAGGGCTTGCCCGACAGCTTCTACCCTGACCCGGAGCCCGTGCCCGAGCATCCGCAGTCCGAGCCCATCCCGCACATGCAGGCGTTTTTCGATGCCATCGACATCACAACCGTCTTCACGGGCCCGGAGGCGTACTATTTGCCCCCCGTGGACAAGGTTTACATGCCATCCATCACGCGGTTCCAGGACCCGCGCAATTTCTACGGGGTCTGGGCCCATGAGCTGGCCCATGCCACGAAAGCTCCCCATCGACTGAACCGCGATTTCGGGTTCTCGAAGTTTGGCAACACGTCCTATGCGCGCGAGGAGATCGTCGCGGAATTGACCTCAGTGTTCCTGGGTCAGACGCTCGGCTTCACGGCGCATACGCTCGAGATGAATGCCGCCTACCTGCACAACTGGTTGCGGGTCCTTCGGTCGGACAAGGGCGCGATCTTCCGGCACGCCGCGGACGCGCAGCGCGCCTGTGATTATCTGATCGCACAATCTGAGGCGGGTAGGGCAGGGCGCAGTGCCGAGGCCGCCTGACCACACGGAGAACGGAGACTCGCATGTCACGCAAGGAACCCAAGACGCTGCGGGTGGCCTGCTTCGAAGACGGCCGCCGCAAGATCATCACCTTCAAACGCGGTGCCTATTGGTGGAGCCAGTCCGAGGGCGCTTATCCGTTCTCGGCAGCGCTCGAGAGCATCAAAGAACAAGGCGGCTGGATCGAAACTATC
This region includes:
- a CDS encoding DUF6330 family protein; this encodes MSRKEPKTLRVACFEDGRRKIITFKRGAYWWSQSEGAYPFSAALESIKEQGGWIETIPNPNYRPKGLFG
- a CDS encoding VIT family protein — encoded protein: MSRLSHSEIHMVHRIGWLRAAVLGANDGLVSTASLVVGVAAAGSGKPEVMIAGLAGLVAGAMSMAAGEYVSVSSQTDAEQADLARETRELEETPEAELEELTLIYVDRGLDRDLAEKVAVQLTERDALGSHARDELGISETVTARPIQAALVSALTFAVGAVLPLIVVLLVSEAQIAPLVAGSTILGLAVLGGLGASAGGAGVVRGAARVTLWGALAMAATAGVGALFGVAVG
- a CDS encoding FAD:protein FMN transferase — encoded protein: MSKISTERARIALNGPTMGTRWSALFFADRGLDTDAIRAALQAAVDEVDTQMSTWNAESALMRINAAPVGDWVMVPEQLRSVLRLGLEIGSASGGAFDIGMGDAVTAWGFGPGAAAPEGIRAAMDALRRPAQEVLEIEGMQLRKTAPIELDLNGIAKGYGVDRLAETLRDHGIADALVGIDGEMRAIGLRPDGEAWTIAVEAPYPDRRAPHSVLALQDAAVATSGDYRHCVEVQGRRLSHTMDPRRGAPLIASPASVTVVARTCAEADAWATALMVLGAERGADLARQRGLDALFLLRDDEGNAMGVGVGRLFSEEPAAIASAGGS
- a CDS encoding ArdC family protein; protein product: MARSRTPKFDASEVITNEIIRIIERGVLPWRKPWTAGGSCRPLRVGGEPYQGVNNFLLTMRTVMAGHSSPFWMTLPQANALDAKVRKGEKSSVVVYYGQSRRDAGDEHDHSDGDDHSEEARIFRFQKSYRVFNACQIEGLPDSFYPDPEPVPEHPQSEPIPHMQAFFDAIDITTVFTGPEAYYLPPVDKVYMPSITRFQDPRNFYGVWAHELAHATKAPHRLNRDFGFSKFGNTSYAREEIVAELTSVFLGQTLGFTAHTLEMNAAYLHNWLRVLRSDKGAIFRHAADAQRACDYLIAQSEAGRAGRSAEAA
- a CDS encoding DUF2271 domain-containing protein, translated to MKSLLATLALTTALTLPGLAMARPVTLTTTLNNYGGDGAYLALYVTDASGAYVGSLWMAGGKSKYYEHLSDWYRATGGDTAQVNGITGASVGAGRSLEITLDLADALFDAGYTLHIDAAVEDMRDSPNEVAVPLTTAGAGTPVSGRRYIANFSYDM
- a CDS encoding heavy metal translocating P-type ATPase encodes the protein MEQARTDRFKTALLLMAATGLIVGLAFYLAGQPEIASLIWIAGVVPALSALVVEIVRSIGRGEVGLDIVAALSMSAALVFGETLAAAVVAVMYSGGTFLEAFAEGRARRSMKDLLSRVPRTATRHRNGGLEDVPLEEIAPGDRLLIRQGEVVPVDGTVTSATAFLDTAALTGESLPVRLARGADAMSGSTNAGEAFDLTATREAKDSTYAGIVRLVEEAQASKAPMSRLADRWSLGFLVVTVSIAFAAWWFTGDPIRAVAVLVVATPCPLILAVPVALVAGLSRAAHFGVLIKGAGPLETMARIRTLILDKTGTLTDGRPQIISIDSHDGMTEDDILRLAAALDQASKHPVAQAIVASAKARGFTLPVPTEVAEIPGEGVLGRVEYREVIVGGDGFVASRVGRMVGDHPAKGAGSVLVAVAVDGHMAGHLVMSDPLREGAGAMLDGLRRQGIARILLATGDRADVAERVTEGLGLDGLRAGLTPDQKVLLVLSERKHGPVMMVGDGVNDAPALAAADVGVAMGARGAAASAEAADVVLLVDRIDRLGPGIEIARASRRIAVESVVAGIGLSVMGMIAAAFGYLTPVQGALLQEVIDVAVILNALRALRIAPQEPATGKRQAITSEQADIVQGATP
- a CDS encoding PepSY domain-containing protein, producing the protein MKKTLTALALIALLPAGAALADDDDCNAPRDQWQPREAAMQMAEQNGWTVRDFEIDDGCYEIQGRDQDGREIEVKLDPATLQIVEMDYEDDDDDRGGARNPAPAGTVAPPQNGLFGNGAPPQVQVN
- a CDS encoding PepSY domain-containing protein; translation: MIRTLHRWPGLLALALVTILSLSGAALSVFPAAERIAAPQVETGQTVATLADRIQAVYPGVEQIRRSPSGRITAYWFDQGAPGAAVIDPATGAGVASADPNQALRWLTNFHRSLFLGDGGRIAMAAGAAAMLVLSLSGAVLVARRAGGWRHWFAPLRGPLAGRLHVEIARIAVIGLVLSSTTALWMTASTFDLLPDGGVLPADPAEVSGEIGFALDQMATLLQTPVAELRELSFPYPGDATDVFTLKTDRGTGYLDQGTGALVAWADLTGWERVSETIYMLHTGQGAATLGLVLGMMALGVPAMGVTGVLIWLAGRRGRPRIRGNQPAGRAETILLVGSEGGSTWGFAATLHASLTAAGQGVHVGPMSGFAPERYARAERIIVLAATYGDGAAPASAKGFLDRMNASAPAPDIPMALLGFGDRSFPAYCAFAKAVAAAAQAKGWAELMPLDTIDRQSPQDFARWGRALGEMLGISLELSHQPVSPRTETLTLVSRRNYGAEMQAGAAILRFDLPRATPWQRLTGAGFARFQAGDLIGVLPQGSPVPRLYSLASGRRDGFVEIVVRKHPGGLASGQLTALEPGDTVTAFLRRNPGFHAGRSRAPLILIGAGTGIGPLAGFIRGNARHRSVHLFFGMRHADSDFFYGEEMSGWQAEGRLTRLVTAVSRGARRSYVQDALRADAAQVARLIRDGARVMVCGGRDMATGVSDALAEILAPAGLTPAVLKTEGRYVEDIY